A DNA window from candidate division KSB1 bacterium contains the following coding sequences:
- a CDS encoding thymidine kinase: MPAHSEMGSIEVICGGMFSGKTEELIRRLRRAQIAKQRVMIFKPVIDDRYASDHIVSHNEQKLRSLPVKNAQEILANAGDAQVIGIDEGQFFDASLVQVCNLLAQRGVRVIVAGLDMDYRGVPFEPMPQLMAIAEQVTKTQAICMQCGEPASYTQRLTAARERVVVGATQIYEARCRKCFVPPES; this comes from the coding sequence ATGCCTGCACACTCTGAAATGGGTTCGATCGAAGTGATATGCGGCGGAATGTTCAGCGGCAAAACCGAGGAACTGATCCGCCGGCTGCGCCGGGCACAAATCGCCAAGCAGCGTGTGATGATTTTCAAACCCGTGATCGACGATCGCTACGCCAGTGATCACATCGTGTCGCACAATGAACAAAAACTGCGCTCGCTGCCGGTGAAAAACGCGCAGGAAATTCTCGCCAATGCCGGCGATGCCCAGGTCATCGGCATCGACGAGGGCCAGTTTTTCGACGCCAGCCTGGTGCAGGTCTGCAACCTGCTGGCGCAGCGCGGTGTGCGCGTCATCGTCGCCGGGCTGGACATGGATTACCGCGGTGTGCCTTTCGAGCCCATGCCGCAACTCATGGCCATCGCCGAGCAGGTCACCAAAACGCAGGCCATCTGCATGCAATGCGGCGAACCGGCCAGCTACACGCAGCGCCTCACCGCGGCACGCGAGCGCGTGGTGGTGGGTGCCACGCAAATCTACGAGGCCCGCTGCCGCAAATGCTTCGTGCCGCCCGAGAGCTGA